In Bradyrhizobium guangxiense, the following are encoded in one genomic region:
- a CDS encoding glycosyltransferase family 39 protein, with amino-acid sequence MGGADARIVRNTALLILALVALRLVAAAFTPITFDEAYYWMWSSNLAGGYYDHPPMVAYVIRAGTMIAGDTELGVRLVSILLALPMSYAVYRSAAILFADMRVAATSAILLNVTMMASVGTLIVTPDAPLLVASSFVLFFLAKVLQTGRGIWWLAVGAAVGAALLSKYTAMFFGAAILIWLVFVPELRRWFLSPWPYLGGLVALALFAPVILWNADHQWVSFAKQLGRAKIEDFRPVFIAELIPTQIAFATPLVFILGAMGLHALTWHRAGAPASRVLIEAMFWTIVAYFVWHSLHARVEANWFAPVYPPFVVAAAAAANLVQWKPRARRLADFCLRWAAPTGIVMFAALIVQANTGWLSGHRRDATVRSVGVGWRELAAGIEAVRARHGATCVLAQDYGTTAWLAFYLPRGTCVAQQNQRIRWVNMSEPDPKLLAGKLLYVDELRPDGHPVLNDLFAKVTQVAQLQRKRGPLVVETYGIDLLEGAKGDVLDRSPPPEAR; translated from the coding sequence ATGGGCGGAGCTGACGCGCGGATCGTCCGCAACACTGCGCTGCTGATTCTCGCGCTGGTGGCGCTGCGGCTGGTCGCAGCCGCGTTCACGCCGATCACCTTCGACGAAGCCTATTACTGGATGTGGTCGAGCAACCTCGCCGGGGGCTATTACGACCACCCGCCGATGGTCGCCTACGTGATCCGCGCCGGCACCATGATCGCGGGCGACACCGAGCTCGGCGTCCGTCTGGTCTCGATACTGCTGGCGCTGCCGATGAGCTATGCGGTCTATCGCTCGGCCGCGATCCTGTTCGCGGACATGCGCGTGGCTGCGACCAGCGCCATCCTGCTCAACGTGACGATGATGGCCTCCGTCGGCACGCTGATCGTGACGCCCGATGCGCCGCTGCTGGTCGCCTCCAGCTTCGTGCTGTTCTTCCTCGCAAAAGTGCTGCAGACCGGCCGCGGCATCTGGTGGCTCGCGGTCGGCGCCGCGGTCGGTGCGGCGCTGCTGTCGAAATACACCGCGATGTTCTTTGGCGCTGCGATCCTGATCTGGCTCGTGTTCGTGCCGGAACTCAGGCGCTGGTTCCTCTCGCCCTGGCCCTATCTCGGCGGCCTCGTTGCGCTGGCCCTGTTCGCGCCGGTGATCCTCTGGAATGCGGACCATCAATGGGTGTCGTTCGCAAAGCAGCTCGGTCGCGCCAAGATTGAAGACTTCCGTCCGGTCTTCATCGCCGAGCTGATCCCGACCCAGATTGCGTTCGCAACCCCGCTCGTCTTCATCCTCGGCGCGATGGGCCTGCACGCGTTGACCTGGCACCGGGCCGGCGCGCCGGCCTCGCGCGTGCTGATCGAGGCGATGTTCTGGACCATCGTCGCCTATTTCGTCTGGCATTCGCTGCATGCCCGTGTCGAGGCCAACTGGTTTGCGCCGGTCTATCCGCCCTTCGTCGTTGCGGCGGCGGCCGCGGCCAATCTCGTGCAGTGGAAGCCGCGCGCGCGGCGCCTCGCGGATTTCTGCCTGCGCTGGGCGGCGCCCACCGGCATCGTGATGTTTGCAGCCCTGATCGTGCAGGCCAATACCGGCTGGCTGTCCGGCCATCGCCGCGACGCCACCGTGCGCAGCGTCGGCGTCGGCTGGCGCGAGCTCGCTGCGGGAATCGAAGCGGTGCGCGCGCGCCATGGCGCGACCTGTGTGCTCGCGCAGGACTACGGCACCACGGCCTGGCTCGCCTTCTACTTGCCGCGCGGCACCTGCGTGGCGCAGCAGAACCAGCGCATCCGCTGGGTCAACATGAGCGAGCCGGATCCAAAGCTGCTTGCGGGCAAGCTGCTCTATGTCGACGAGCTGCGCCCCGACGGTCATCCCGTCCTCAACGACCTCTTTGCGAAGGTCACGCAGGTTGCGCAATTGCAGCGCAAGCGCGGCCCGCTGGTGGTCGAGACCTACGGCATCGATCTGCTGGAGGGTGCCAAGGGCGACGTGCTCGACCGCTCGCCGCCGCCGGAGGCAAGGTAG